The following proteins are co-located in the Vallicoccus soli genome:
- a CDS encoding RcpC/CpaB family pilus assembly protein: MRRPLLPADLLRVLARHRLVLSAAAAAGAVAAALGALAPAPPPSTPVPVAARDLPAGQRLAAGDVTTVRLPPGAVPDGVVGEGALPGRVLGGPVRRGEPLTDARLLGPALLGPDADAVATALRVADPGALAVLGPGDLVDVHAAAAGPDGTAVVRTVAARVRVLAVPAAQPGDAGAAAGFDEGGLLVVAARPAVAAELAGAAATARLTVAVHGR, encoded by the coding sequence GTGCGCCGACCGCTCCTGCCCGCCGACCTGCTGCGCGTGCTCGCCCGCCACCGGCTCGTCCTGTCCGCGGCGGCCGCCGCCGGTGCCGTCGCCGCCGCGCTCGGGGCCCTCGCCCCGGCACCGCCGCCGAGCACGCCGGTGCCCGTCGCCGCGCGCGACCTGCCCGCCGGGCAGCGGCTCGCCGCCGGCGACGTGACGACCGTGCGGCTCCCGCCGGGCGCGGTCCCGGACGGCGTCGTGGGGGAGGGCGCGCTGCCCGGGCGGGTCCTCGGCGGCCCGGTGCGCCGCGGTGAGCCGCTCACCGACGCCCGCCTGCTCGGCCCGGCCCTGCTGGGCCCCGACGCGGACGCCGTCGCCACAGCCCTGCGCGTCGCCGACCCGGGGGCGCTGGCGGTGCTCGGGCCCGGCGACCTCGTCGACGTGCACGCCGCGGCGGCGGGCCCGGACGGGACCGCGGTGGTGCGCACGGTCGCCGCGCGGGTCCGCGTCCTCGCCGTGCCCGCCGCCCAGCCGGGCGACGCGGGTGCCGCAGCGGGGTTCGACGAGGGCGGCCTGCTCGTGGTCGCCGCCCGCCCGGCGGTGGCCGCCGAGCTGGCGGGCGCCGCGGCGACCGCGCGGCTCACCGTCGCGGTGCACGGGCGGTGA
- the mscL gene encoding large conductance mechanosensitive channel protein MscL, producing MLRGFRDFVLRGNVIDLAVAVVVGAAFGAVVTALTERVLQPLVNAVGSPRTGGLGFEVRAGVPSTFVDLGAVITAAVNFVLVAAVVYVAVVTPMNRLLALRKRDEVEEPASPPEDVQVLQEIRELLRRQVALQEAGAPPAGPGGGAGA from the coding sequence ATGCTCCGCGGCTTCCGCGACTTCGTCCTGCGCGGCAACGTCATCGACCTGGCCGTCGCCGTGGTCGTCGGCGCGGCGTTCGGCGCCGTCGTCACCGCGCTCACCGAGCGCGTCCTGCAGCCCCTCGTCAACGCCGTCGGCAGCCCGCGGACCGGCGGCCTCGGCTTCGAGGTCCGCGCGGGGGTGCCCTCGACCTTCGTCGACCTCGGCGCCGTCATCACCGCGGCGGTCAACTTCGTCCTCGTGGCGGCGGTCGTGTACGTCGCCGTCGTGACGCCGATGAACCGGCTGCTGGCCCTGCGCAAGCGCGACGAGGTCGAGGAGCCTGCCTCGCCGCCCGAGGACGTGCAGGTGCTGCAGGAGATCCGCGAGCTGCTGCGCCGGCAGGTCGCCCTGCAGGAGGCGGGCGCCCCGCCGGCGGGGCCCGGTGGCGGGGCGGGCGCCTGA
- a CDS encoding FmdB family zinc ribbon protein yields the protein MPTYQYACTECGHQFEAVQSFSDDALTECPACSGRLRKVFSAVGVVFKGSGFYRTDSRSGSGAAKGSSDSGPGSGSGSGSGSGSGSGSGAGSDTKAASSSGSGGGASSSSSSGSGSSSTSSSGSSSAA from the coding sequence GTGCCGACCTACCAGTACGCCTGCACGGAGTGCGGCCACCAGTTCGAGGCCGTCCAGTCCTTCAGCGACGACGCCCTCACCGAGTGCCCCGCGTGCTCCGGCCGGCTGCGCAAGGTCTTCTCGGCCGTCGGCGTGGTCTTCAAGGGCTCGGGCTTCTACCGCACCGACTCGCGCAGCGGCTCCGGCGCCGCCAAGGGCTCGTCCGACTCCGGTCCGGGGTCCGGCTCGGGGTCCGGCTCCGGCTCGGGGTCCGGCTCGGGGTCCGGCGCGGGCTCGGACACCAAGGCCGCGTCCTCCTCGGGCTCCGGCGGCGGGGCCTCGTCGTCGTCCTCGTCGGGCAGCGGCTCCTCGTCCACGTCCTCGAGCGGCTCGAGCAGCGCCGCCTGA
- the coaA gene encoding type I pantothenate kinase, which produces MPHAHHYVDLDRAAWAALRDGQSAGLDASRVQALAGLGDVVDPREVEEVYAPLARLLLLQDAARSHAREATAAFLGAPARRSPFVVAVAGSVAVGKSTTARLLRELLSAGGRRVDLVPTDGFLHPNAELERRGLMARKGWPESYDTRALLDFLAAVRAGEPHVQAPVYSHVAYDVLPGERQVVDRPDVLVVEGLTLLQPASPARDGRPRVVASDYFDTSVYVDAAEEHLLAWYVARFLALRDTAFRRPGSYFTRYAALSDEEARETASAIWHRTNGPNLRRNVLPTRGRAAVVLEKDAGHRTRRVRLRLP; this is translated from the coding sequence GTGCCGCACGCCCACCACTACGTCGACCTCGACCGCGCCGCGTGGGCGGCGCTGCGCGACGGCCAGAGCGCCGGGCTCGACGCCTCCCGGGTGCAGGCCCTGGCCGGGCTCGGGGACGTGGTGGACCCGCGGGAGGTCGAGGAGGTGTACGCCCCGCTGGCCCGCCTGCTGCTCCTGCAGGACGCCGCGCGCTCGCACGCGCGGGAGGCCACGGCAGCCTTCCTCGGCGCGCCCGCCCGCCGCTCGCCCTTCGTCGTCGCGGTCGCGGGCAGCGTCGCCGTGGGCAAGTCGACGACCGCGCGGCTGCTGCGCGAGCTCCTCTCGGCCGGCGGGCGGCGGGTCGACCTCGTGCCGACCGACGGGTTCCTGCACCCCAACGCCGAGCTCGAGCGGCGCGGGCTCATGGCGCGCAAGGGCTGGCCGGAGTCGTACGACACCCGGGCCCTGCTCGACTTCCTCGCCGCGGTCCGCGCCGGGGAGCCGCACGTGCAGGCTCCGGTCTACAGCCACGTCGCGTACGACGTCCTGCCCGGCGAGCGCCAGGTCGTGGACCGCCCCGACGTGCTCGTCGTCGAGGGGCTCACCCTCCTGCAGCCCGCCTCGCCCGCGCGGGACGGGCGGCCCAGGGTCGTCGCGTCGGACTACTTCGACACCTCGGTCTACGTCGACGCCGCCGAGGAGCACCTCCTCGCGTGGTACGTCGCCCGCTTCCTCGCCCTGCGCGACACCGCCTTCCGTCGCCCCGGGTCCTACTTCACCCGGTACGCCGCCCTCTCCGACGAGGAGGCGCGGGAGACGGCGTCGGCGATCTGGCACCGCACCAACGGTCCGAACCTGCGCCGCAACGTGCTGCCCACCCGCGGGCGCGCCGCCGTCGTGCTCGAGAAGGACGCGGGGCACCGCACCCGGCGGGTCCGGCTGCGCCTGCCCTGA
- a CDS encoding TOBE domain-containing protein encodes MPTFTVREAAALLGVSDDTVRRWADAGRLPTTALPSGRLAVDGADLARLAGEIAAAAPPPAGARVVQESARNRFTGLVTRVVRDTVMAQVELQAGPHRVVSLMSREAADELGLEPGVLAVAAVKSTNVVVEIPEAP; translated from the coding sequence GTGCCGACCTTCACCGTCCGCGAGGCCGCGGCGCTGCTCGGCGTCTCCGACGACACGGTGCGCCGCTGGGCGGACGCCGGGCGGCTGCCGACGACCGCCCTGCCGTCCGGGCGGCTCGCCGTCGACGGCGCGGACCTGGCCCGGCTCGCCGGCGAGATCGCCGCCGCGGCGCCGCCCCCCGCCGGGGCCCGGGTCGTCCAGGAGTCGGCCCGCAACCGGTTCACCGGCCTCGTCACCCGCGTCGTGCGCGACACCGTCATGGCGCAGGTCGAGCTGCAGGCCGGGCCGCACCGCGTCGTGTCGCTCATGAGCCGCGAGGCCGCCGACGAGCTCGGGCTCGAGCCGGGCGTCCTGGCCGTCGCCGCCGTGAAGTCGACCAACGTCGTCGTCGAGATCCCGGAGGCCCCGTGA
- the modA gene encoding molybdate ABC transporter substrate-binding protein, translating to MRAPAVLAAAAVLLAGCGAQDGDEVLDVLVAASLTDVVEELAAAYEGEHPGVDVRVTSGGSPALAHQVVEGAPADVFASASARDMATVVDAGLAQEPVVLARNAVQVVVPADDPAGVRSLADLGREGVRVALCQPQVPCGALAREALDAAGVAVRPVTEEPDVRATLTKVRLGEVDAGIVYRTDVLAAGDEVRGVAVPGAPTTDYPVAVLGQGSPDARGFVDLLLSVRGREVLARAGFLPPP from the coding sequence GTGAGGGCGCCCGCGGTCCTCGCCGCGGCGGCGGTCCTGCTGGCCGGGTGCGGCGCCCAGGACGGGGACGAGGTCCTCGACGTGCTGGTCGCCGCGTCGCTGACCGACGTGGTCGAGGAGCTGGCGGCGGCGTACGAGGGGGAGCACCCCGGCGTCGACGTGCGGGTCACGTCCGGCGGCAGCCCGGCGCTGGCGCACCAGGTCGTGGAGGGGGCGCCCGCCGACGTCTTCGCCTCGGCGAGCGCCCGCGACATGGCCACCGTCGTCGACGCCGGACTCGCGCAGGAGCCGGTCGTCCTGGCCCGCAACGCGGTGCAGGTCGTGGTCCCCGCGGACGACCCCGCCGGGGTGCGCTCGCTCGCCGACCTGGGGCGCGAGGGCGTACGGGTCGCCCTGTGCCAGCCGCAGGTGCCGTGCGGCGCGCTCGCGCGCGAGGCCCTCGACGCCGCCGGGGTCGCCGTGCGCCCGGTCACGGAGGAGCCGGACGTGCGCGCGACGCTCACCAAGGTGCGCCTCGGGGAGGTCGACGCCGGGATCGTCTACCGCACCGACGTCCTCGCCGCGGGCGACGAGGTCCGGGGCGTCGCGGTGCCGGGCGCCCCCACGACCGACTACCCGGTGGCGGTGCTCGGGCAGGGCTCGCCCGACGCGCGCGGGTTCGTGGACCTGCTGCTCTCCGTGCGGGGGCGGGAGGTGCTGGCGCGCGCCGGCTTCCTGCCGCCGCCATGA
- a CDS encoding ABC transporter permease yields the protein MPAPLAVPAGLAVLFLLLPLLGLVLRAPWRDLPELLARPEVAEALRLSVLAASLATLLSLVLGVPLAWVLARGRLPGLGVLRALVTLPLVLPPVVGGVALLLAFGRNGVVGAPLERLTGVTLPFTTAGVVLAEAFVAMPFLVVAVEGALRSADRGLEEAAATLGAGRLTTFARVTLPLVAPSLLAGTVLCWARALGEFGATVTFAGSAPGVTRTVPSQVYQLLDTEPEAAVALSLVLLAVCVAVLLLLRGHWVRR from the coding sequence GTGCCGGCGCCGCTCGCCGTACCCGCCGGTCTGGCGGTGCTGTTCCTGCTCCTGCCGCTGCTCGGGCTCGTGCTGCGCGCGCCGTGGCGCGACCTGCCGGAGCTGCTGGCGCGGCCCGAGGTCGCCGAGGCGCTGCGCCTCTCCGTCCTCGCCGCCAGCCTCGCGACCCTGCTGTCCCTGGTGCTCGGCGTGCCCCTCGCCTGGGTCCTCGCGCGCGGCCGGCTGCCCGGGCTGGGGGTGCTGCGCGCCCTCGTGACCCTGCCGCTGGTGCTGCCGCCGGTGGTCGGCGGCGTCGCGCTGCTGCTGGCCTTCGGGCGCAACGGGGTCGTGGGCGCGCCGCTGGAGCGCCTGACCGGCGTCACGCTGCCGTTCACGACGGCGGGGGTGGTGCTCGCCGAGGCGTTCGTGGCGATGCCGTTCCTCGTCGTCGCCGTCGAGGGGGCCCTGCGCTCGGCCGACCGGGGCCTCGAGGAGGCCGCCGCGACGCTCGGGGCGGGGCGGCTCACGACGTTCGCCCGCGTCACGCTGCCGCTCGTCGCGCCCTCGCTGCTCGCCGGGACCGTGCTCTGCTGGGCCCGGGCGCTCGGCGAGTTCGGCGCCACCGTGACCTTCGCCGGCAGCGCGCCCGGCGTGACGAGGACTGTGCCGTCGCAGGTCTACCAGCTGCTCGACACCGAGCCGGAGGCAGCGGTGGCGCTCAGCCTGGTGCTCCTCGCGGTCTGCGTCGCCGTGCTGCTGCTCCTGCGCGGGCACTGGGTGCGCCGGTGA
- a CDS encoding ABC transporter ATP-binding protein: MSGLRAHAVVRRGAFALDARLDVAPGEVVALLGPNGAGKTTLLRALAGLEPLAGGRLELAGTVLDDPARRVLVPPEARRVGVVFQDHRLFPHLDVLANCAFPLRVRGASRRAARAAAGAHLDRLGLRDLAARRPHQLSGGQAQRVALARALAAEPALLLLDEPFAALDAGARRAVRTGLRADLARFPGPVVVVTHDPVEALVLADRLVVLEGGRVVQDGPPAEVARRPATAYVAGLVGLALWPGRRDGGSLRLAGGAVLPAPARAPAGPVLVAAPPAALRLVAPGTGAWDGEVGVLEPYGSLVRVHVDGAPPALVDVPVAAVPGLGLVPGARVGVAVDVGGLEVWSAGAVPTT, encoded by the coding sequence GTGAGCGGGCTGCGCGCGCACGCGGTCGTACGGCGCGGCGCCTTCGCGCTCGACGCCCGGCTCGACGTCGCGCCGGGCGAGGTCGTCGCCCTGCTCGGACCCAACGGCGCCGGCAAGACGACCCTCCTGCGGGCGCTCGCGGGGCTCGAGCCGCTCGCCGGCGGGCGCCTCGAGCTGGCCGGGACCGTCCTCGACGACCCCGCCCGGCGGGTGCTCGTACCGCCGGAGGCGCGGCGCGTCGGGGTCGTCTTCCAGGACCACCGGCTCTTCCCGCACCTCGACGTCCTCGCGAACTGCGCCTTCCCGCTGCGGGTGCGCGGGGCGTCCCGGCGAGCGGCGCGCGCGGCGGCCGGTGCGCACCTCGACCGGCTGGGCCTGCGCGACCTCGCGGCCCGGCGTCCGCACCAGCTCTCCGGCGGGCAGGCGCAGCGCGTCGCCCTCGCCCGCGCGCTCGCCGCCGAGCCCGCGCTGCTGCTGCTCGACGAGCCGTTCGCCGCGCTCGACGCGGGCGCCCGCCGCGCCGTGCGGACCGGCCTGCGCGCGGACCTCGCCCGCTTCCCCGGCCCGGTCGTCGTCGTCACGCACGACCCGGTCGAGGCCCTCGTGCTCGCGGACCGGCTCGTCGTCCTCGAGGGCGGGCGGGTCGTGCAGGACGGGCCGCCGGCCGAGGTCGCCCGCCGGCCCGCCACCGCGTACGTCGCGGGCCTCGTCGGGCTCGCCCTCTGGCCGGGGCGCCGCGACGGGGGCTCGCTCCGCCTCGCCGGCGGGGCGGTGCTCCCCGCCCCGGCCCGCGCCCCCGCCGGACCGGTGCTGGTCGCGGCACCGCCCGCCGCGCTGCGCCTCGTCGCCCCCGGCACCGGCGCGTGGGACGGCGAGGTGGGGGTCCTCGAGCCGTACGGCTCCCTGGTCCGGGTCCACGTCGACGGCGCCCCGCCGGCCCTCGTCGACGTGCCCGTCGCCGCGGTGCCCGGGCTCGGGCTGGTGCCCGGGGCGCGGGTGGGGGTCGCCGTGGACGTCGGGGGGCTCGAGGTCTGGTCCGCGGGGGCCGTGCCGACCACGTGA
- a CDS encoding ABC transporter permease subunit — protein sequence MTTLTAPTTPPGPAGTPVPYRPAGTADVLRAEWAKLRSVRSTAWTLAALVVVSVGLTGLVTWAIADELASGEAGELPAMFVTWGITFGQIAALVLGTLVITSEYASGTIRPSLAAVPRRMRLLGAKVAVLAAVMLVLGLAVSFASYAVGDFFLSREGVGVPLSDDGVLRALVGNALYLSVLAVFGLGLGLVLRHTAAAVTVGIALVFVVGQLVTLLPGTVGEWVAKLMPGNAGSAVTTVVPWDPDQLGPWTGFGVFALETALLVALGAVLLARRDA from the coding sequence GTGACCACCCTGACCGCCCCCACCACGCCGCCCGGACCGGCCGGCACCCCGGTCCCGTACCGCCCCGCGGGGACCGCCGACGTCCTGCGCGCGGAGTGGGCCAAGCTGCGCAGCGTCCGCTCCACCGCCTGGACCCTCGCCGCGCTCGTCGTCGTGAGCGTCGGCCTCACCGGCCTCGTCACCTGGGCCATCGCCGACGAGCTCGCCAGCGGCGAGGCCGGCGAGCTCCCCGCCATGTTCGTGACCTGGGGCATCACCTTCGGGCAGATCGCCGCCCTCGTGCTCGGCACGCTCGTCATCACCTCGGAGTACGCCTCGGGCACCATCCGCCCCTCCCTCGCCGCGGTCCCGCGGCGGATGCGCCTGCTCGGCGCGAAGGTCGCGGTGCTCGCCGCGGTCATGCTGGTCCTCGGGCTGGCGGTGTCGTTCGCGAGCTACGCGGTCGGCGACTTCTTCCTCTCCCGCGAGGGCGTCGGCGTGCCCCTGTCCGACGACGGCGTGCTGCGCGCGCTCGTCGGCAACGCGCTCTACCTCTCGGTGCTCGCCGTCTTCGGCCTCGGCCTCGGCCTCGTGCTGCGCCACACCGCCGCCGCGGTGACCGTCGGCATCGCCCTCGTCTTCGTCGTCGGCCAGCTCGTCACCCTGCTGCCCGGCACCGTCGGCGAGTGGGTCGCCAAGCTCATGCCCGGCAACGCCGGCTCCGCCGTCACCACCGTCGTCCCGTGGGACCCCGACCAGCTCGGCCCCTGGACCGGCTTCGGCGTCTTCGCCCTCGAGACCGCCCTGCTCGTCGCCCTCGGCGCGGTCCTCCTCGCCCGCCGGGACGCCTGA
- a CDS encoding ATP-binding cassette domain-containing protein, with the protein MIVATGLTKRYGSSVAVDGIDMVVEPGRVTGFLGPNGAGKSTTMRMALGLDRPSAGSITVDGRAYADLPAPLREVGALLDAGAVHKGRTARDHLTVLALSNGIPRRRVDEVLDLVGLTGVADRRAGGYSLGMSQRLGIAGALLGDPGTLLFDEPVNGLDPEGILWIRTLMRSLAAQGRTVLVSSHLMSEMALTADHLVVIGRGRILADTSVRAFLDEHAASWVRVRGPRPAELAAALGTAGLEVDALADGALAVRGAGAPDVGERAADAGLVLHELTTVQASLEEAFMQLTADSVQYSAAVPDRHLVPAGA; encoded by the coding sequence ATGATCGTCGCCACGGGGCTCACGAAGCGCTACGGCTCGTCCGTGGCGGTGGACGGCATCGACATGGTCGTGGAGCCGGGCCGGGTGACCGGGTTCCTCGGTCCCAACGGCGCCGGCAAGTCCACGACGATGCGCATGGCGCTGGGCCTGGACCGCCCGAGCGCCGGCAGCATCACGGTCGACGGCAGGGCGTACGCCGACCTGCCCGCACCGCTGCGCGAGGTCGGCGCGCTGCTCGACGCGGGGGCGGTCCACAAGGGCCGTACCGCCCGCGACCACCTCACGGTCCTCGCCCTGAGCAACGGCATCCCCCGCCGGCGCGTCGACGAGGTCCTCGACCTCGTCGGGCTCACCGGCGTCGCGGACCGGCGCGCCGGCGGCTACTCGCTCGGCATGTCCCAGCGCCTCGGCATCGCCGGCGCGCTGCTCGGGGACCCGGGCACGCTGCTCTTCGACGAGCCGGTCAACGGGCTCGACCCGGAGGGCATCCTCTGGATCCGCACCCTCATGCGCTCGCTCGCCGCGCAGGGGCGCACGGTCCTCGTGTCGAGCCACCTCATGTCCGAGATGGCCCTCACCGCCGACCACCTCGTCGTCATCGGGCGCGGGCGCATCCTCGCCGACACCTCGGTGCGCGCCTTCCTCGATGAGCACGCCGCGTCCTGGGTGCGCGTGCGCGGGCCGCGCCCCGCCGAGCTGGCCGCCGCGCTCGGCACGGCCGGGCTCGAGGTCGACGCCCTCGCCGACGGCGCGCTCGCGGTGCGCGGCGCCGGCGCCCCCGACGTGGGCGAGCGCGCCGCCGACGCCGGGCTCGTGCTCCACGAGCTCACCACCGTGCAGGCCTCCCTCGAGGAGGCCTTCATGCAGCTCACCGCCGACAGCGTGCAGTACAGCGCCGCCGTCCCCGACCGCCACCTCGTCCCCGCCGGAGCGTGA
- a CDS encoding potassium/proton antiporter, with the protein MSRDDLGPVLLVAACVLLLAVLAVRLSVRSGLPSLLLYVGLGLLLGEDVLGLDFDDAELTGVLGYAALAVILAEGGLTTSWRSIRPAVPAAAVLATVGSLVSVAVTGAAAYVLLVPDWGLALLLGAVVSSTDAAAVFSVLRRVPLPRRLVGMLEAEAGFNDAPVVILVVALAESLVHGEGLDPLGIAGELVLELAVGAVVGLGVGRAGALLLQRVSLPSSGLYPITVLGLALGAYGAAAVAHGSGFLAVYLAALVLGNSRLAHGPATRGFAEGVAWVAQIGLFVMLGLLVTPHELGPAVLPALGIGAALLLLARPLSVLVSATPFGLGPREQALLSWAGLRGAVPIVLATVPVVEGVERSQLVFDVVFVLVVAFTLVQGPTLPAVARALRLRGDPEEARELDVDASPLTHLGADLLTVTIPEGSRLNGVQVFELRLPAGCAVTLVVRGGTAVVPDRRTILRHGDELLVVATSGDREEAERRLRAVSLHGRLADWHGGRRGRDRR; encoded by the coding sequence GTGTCGCGCGACGACCTGGGCCCGGTGCTGCTCGTCGCCGCGTGCGTGCTCCTGCTGGCCGTGCTGGCCGTGCGGCTGTCCGTGCGCAGCGGGCTGCCCTCGCTGCTGCTGTACGTCGGCCTCGGCCTCCTGCTCGGCGAGGACGTGCTCGGGCTGGACTTCGACGACGCCGAGCTCACCGGCGTCCTCGGCTACGCCGCGCTGGCGGTGATCCTCGCCGAGGGCGGGCTGACGACCTCGTGGCGCTCGATCCGCCCGGCCGTGCCCGCGGCCGCCGTGCTGGCCACGGTGGGCAGCCTGGTCAGCGTCGCGGTCACCGGCGCGGCGGCGTACGTGCTGCTCGTCCCCGACTGGGGCCTCGCGCTGCTGCTGGGCGCGGTCGTGTCCTCGACCGACGCCGCGGCGGTGTTCTCCGTGCTGCGCCGGGTGCCGCTGCCGCGCCGGCTCGTCGGCATGCTCGAGGCCGAGGCCGGCTTCAACGACGCCCCGGTGGTGATCCTCGTCGTCGCGCTGGCCGAGTCGCTGGTGCACGGCGAGGGGCTCGACCCGCTGGGGATCGCCGGCGAGCTGGTGCTCGAGCTGGCGGTGGGGGCCGTGGTCGGCCTCGGCGTGGGCCGCGCGGGCGCGCTGCTGCTCCAGCGGGTCTCCCTCCCCTCGTCCGGCCTCTACCCCATCACGGTCCTCGGGCTGGCGCTCGGCGCCTACGGCGCGGCGGCCGTCGCGCACGGCTCGGGCTTCCTGGCGGTCTACCTGGCCGCGCTCGTGCTGGGGAACAGCCGCCTCGCGCACGGCCCGGCCACCCGCGGCTTCGCGGAGGGCGTCGCCTGGGTGGCCCAGATCGGCCTCTTCGTCATGCTGGGCCTGCTCGTCACGCCGCACGAGCTGGGGCCGGCCGTCCTGCCCGCGCTCGGCATCGGCGCGGCGCTGCTGCTGCTGGCGCGCCCGCTCTCGGTGCTGGTGTCCGCGACGCCGTTCGGGCTGGGCCCGCGCGAGCAGGCCCTGCTGTCCTGGGCCGGCCTGCGCGGCGCGGTGCCGATCGTGCTCGCCACCGTGCCCGTGGTCGAGGGCGTCGAGCGCAGCCAGCTGGTCTTCGACGTGGTCTTCGTGCTCGTCGTGGCGTTCACCCTCGTGCAGGGGCCGACGCTGCCCGCGGTCGCCCGCGCCCTGCGCCTGCGCGGGGACCCGGAGGAGGCGCGCGAGCTCGACGTCGACGCCTCGCCCCTGACCCACCTCGGCGCCGACCTGCTGACCGTCACCATCCCGGAGGGCAGCCGGCTCAACGGCGTGCAGGTGTTCGAGCTGCGCCTGCCGGCCGGCTGCGCCGTCACGCTCGTCGTGCGCGGCGGCACGGCCGTCGTCCCCGACCGGCGCACGATCCTGCGCCACGGCGACGAGCTCCTCGTGGTCGCCACGAGCGGCGACCGCGAGGAGGCCGAGCGCCGGCTGCGCGCGGTGTCGCTCCACGGCCGGCTCGCCGACTGGCACGGGGGGCGGCGCGGGCGCGACCGGCGCTGA
- a CDS encoding 5-formyltetrahydrofolate cyclo-ligase, protein MTPSAAAPATLSPGGGDVRAAKAALRRRLLAARRAAGPAGAAEADALAAAVLALLPPPGAPGAGTVAAYAAAGTEPPTAGLLVRLRAAGWRVLLPVLREDDDLDWAAWDGGPLVPGRRGLREPAGPRLGREAVAGAGLVVVPALAVGRDGTRLGRGGGSYDRALARARRAPVVALLRRGELLDAVPAEPHDARVHLAVDPGGAHRLSAPGAGGG, encoded by the coding sequence GTGACCCCTTCGGCAGCCGCGCCCGCGACCTTGAGCCCCGGCGGGGGCGACGTGCGCGCGGCCAAGGCCGCGCTGCGCCGGCGCCTGCTCGCCGCCCGGCGCGCGGCGGGGCCCGCGGGGGCGGCCGAGGCCGACGCGCTCGCGGCGGCCGTGCTGGCCCTGCTCCCCCCGCCGGGGGCGCCGGGGGCCGGCACCGTGGCCGCGTACGCCGCCGCCGGCACCGAGCCGCCGACCGCCGGGCTGCTCGTCCGGCTCCGCGCCGCGGGCTGGCGGGTGCTGCTGCCGGTGCTGCGCGAGGACGACGACCTGGACTGGGCCGCCTGGGACGGCGGGCCCCTCGTGCCGGGCCGCCGGGGCCTGCGCGAGCCGGCCGGCCCGCGCCTGGGCCGGGAGGCGGTCGCGGGGGCCGGGCTCGTCGTGGTGCCGGCGCTCGCGGTCGGGCGCGACGGGACGCGGCTCGGGCGCGGCGGGGGGTCGTACGACCGGGCGCTCGCCCGCGCGCGGCGCGCCCCGGTCGTCGCGCTGCTGCGCCGGGGCGAGCTGCTGGACGCGGTGCCGGCGGAGCCGCACGACGCCCGCGTGCACCTCGCCGTCGACCCCGGGGGCGCGCACCGGCTCTCCGCCCCGGGCGCCGGGGGCGGCTGA